In a single window of the Deltaproteobacteria bacterium genome:
- a CDS encoding leucine--tRNA ligase produces the protein MKERYDPKEIEARWQRYWEEMRLFSVTEDASKEKYYLLEMFPYPSGKMHMGHVRNYSIGDVLARYKRMRGYNVLHPMGWDAFGMPAENAAIEHGVHPAKWTYQNIEAMRNQLKRMGFSYDWERELATCDVTYYRWEQWLFLKMYEKGLAYRKRSNVNWCEHCQTVLANEQVEAGLCWRCHSGVTQKELDQWFFRITAYADELLDYCKRLKGWPERVLAMQENWIGRSVGAEIRFSREDGRGDITVFTTRQDTVYGATFMSLAPEHPLALELSQDTPQAEAVRDFVERAKRQDSTLRSSEEVDKEGVFTGRYCLNPLTGARMPIYVANFVLMEYGTGAVMAVPTHDQRDFEFAKKYRLPLIVVIQPPGGELREETMTEAYEGEGRLVNSGPFDGMNSQEAREAIVRYLEEKGLGRRSVSYRLRDWGISRQRYWGAPIPIVYCSRCGIQPVREEDLPVLLPYDVKVTGTGESPLKSLPSFVETTCPKCGGAASRETDTMDTFVESSWYFERFACPDYAGGILDRKRVDYWMPVDQYIGGIEHAILHLLYSRFFTKVLRDEGIVGVDEPFTRLLTQGMVCKEVLRCPTHGLLYPEEVKEGRCVHCGRPVEAGAKEKMSKSKKNVVDPEYLIDRYGADTTRLFCLFASPPEKDLDWSDQGVEGSFRFLHRVWRMVFNHLDAVREAPLPRRGEVFEGVERILHRKTHRTIRKVTEDIERFHFNTAISAIMELVNAVYQFDPGNGPGPSVLREAIETTVILLSPFVPHMGEELWRVLGKEGSIVEVPWPEYDPGALAEEEMLIVVQINGKLRDRMSVPVSSGEEELKRVVLGRERVRAFTEGKRIRKIIVVPGKLVNVVCG, from the coding sequence ATGAAGGAGCGGTACGATCCGAAAGAGATCGAAGCCAGGTGGCAGCGTTACTGGGAGGAGATGAGGCTCTTCTCCGTAACAGAAGATGCGAGCAAGGAGAAGTACTATCTCCTGGAGATGTTTCCGTACCCCTCGGGCAAGATGCACATGGGTCACGTGCGCAACTACTCCATTGGTGACGTGCTGGCTCGCTACAAAAGGATGCGAGGATACAATGTGCTCCACCCCATGGGATGGGATGCCTTTGGAATGCCCGCCGAGAATGCGGCCATCGAGCACGGGGTCCATCCAGCCAAATGGACCTATCAAAACATCGAGGCCATGCGGAACCAGCTCAAAAGGATGGGATTCAGTTATGACTGGGAGCGTGAGCTGGCCACTTGCGATGTTACCTACTACCGGTGGGAGCAGTGGCTCTTTTTGAAGATGTACGAAAAGGGACTCGCCTACCGGAAGCGCTCGAATGTAAACTGGTGTGAGCATTGTCAGACGGTACTCGCCAACGAACAGGTGGAGGCCGGGCTCTGCTGGCGGTGTCACTCTGGAGTGACCCAAAAGGAGCTCGATCAGTGGTTTTTCAGGATTACCGCCTATGCCGATGAGCTCCTCGACTACTGCAAGAGACTGAAGGGGTGGCCTGAACGGGTTTTGGCCATGCAGGAAAACTGGATCGGCAGGAGTGTGGGGGCGGAGATCCGGTTCTCCCGCGAGGACGGGAGAGGGGATATCACCGTCTTCACGACCCGCCAGGATACCGTATACGGGGCCACCTTTATGAGTTTGGCCCCGGAACACCCTCTTGCTCTGGAGTTATCGCAGGATACACCGCAGGCCGAAGCAGTGAGGGACTTCGTCGAGAGAGCCAAGAGGCAGGATTCGACTCTCAGGTCTTCGGAAGAGGTGGACAAGGAGGGGGTGTTCACTGGAAGGTACTGCCTGAATCCGCTGACAGGGGCCAGGATGCCCATCTATGTAGCCAACTTCGTCCTCATGGAGTACGGGACCGGGGCTGTCATGGCGGTCCCCACCCACGACCAGAGGGATTTTGAGTTTGCAAAGAAGTACCGTCTCCCTCTCATCGTGGTGATTCAACCTCCCGGCGGAGAGCTCAGGGAAGAGACCATGACCGAGGCCTACGAAGGGGAGGGAAGGCTCGTCAACTCGGGCCCCTTCGACGGCATGAACAGCCAGGAGGCAAGAGAGGCCATCGTCAGGTATCTGGAAGAGAAAGGCCTCGGCAGGAGAAGCGTGAGCTACCGCCTGAGGGACTGGGGTATCTCGAGACAGCGGTACTGGGGGGCACCTATCCCCATTGTCTACTGCAGCCGGTGCGGGATTCAGCCGGTCCGAGAGGAGGACCTCCCGGTGTTGCTTCCCTACGACGTCAAGGTGACCGGTACAGGAGAATCTCCCCTGAAGTCTCTCCCCTCGTTTGTGGAGACCACCTGCCCCAAATGCGGCGGAGCGGCTAGCCGGGAGACCGACACGATGGATACCTTCGTTGAGTCGTCCTGGTACTTCGAGCGCTTTGCGTGTCCGGATTATGCGGGCGGGATACTCGACAGGAAGCGGGTAGACTACTGGATGCCCGTGGATCAGTATATAGGGGGGATCGAGCACGCGATCCTCCATCTTCTCTATTCGAGGTTTTTTACCAAGGTCCTGCGTGATGAGGGAATCGTCGGGGTGGATGAGCCTTTTACCCGCCTCCTGACCCAGGGTATGGTCTGCAAGGAAGTCCTCCGTTGTCCCACTCACGGCCTTCTCTATCCAGAAGAGGTGAAAGAGGGTCGATGTGTCCACTGCGGCCGGCCGGTTGAGGCAGGGGCCAAGGAGAAGATGTCCAAGTCGAAGAAGAACGTGGTCGATCCAGAGTACCTTATCGACCGGTACGGAGCGGATACGACCCGGCTCTTCTGCCTCTTCGCCTCACCCCCTGAGAAGGACCTCGACTGGAGTGATCAGGGCGTGGAGGGATCGTTCCGGTTTCTCCACCGGGTTTGGAGAATGGTTTTCAACCATCTCGATGCGGTCCGTGAGGCGCCTCTGCCGCGGCGGGGCGAGGTATTCGAAGGAGTGGAGCGGATCCTCCACCGCAAGACCCACAGAACCATCAGGAAGGTTACCGAGGACATCGAGCGGTTTCATTTCAACACCGCCATCAGCGCCATCATGGAACTGGTCAACGCCGTCTATCAGTTCGATCCCGGGAACGGGCCGGGTCCTTCCGTGTTGCGGGAGGCCATAGAAACGACGGTCATTCTCCTCTCTCCCTTTGTCCCCCACATGGGGGAGGAACTCTGGCGTGTTCTTGGAAAAGAGGGGAGTATTGTCGAGGTTCCATGGCCTGAGTACGATCCCGGCGCCCTGGCCGAGGAGGAGATGCTGATTGTCGTACAGATCAACGGCAAGCTCAGGGACCGGATGAGTGTGCCTGTTTCCTCAGGGGAAGAGGAACTCAAACGGGTGGTCCTCGGCCGTGAGCGGGTGAGGGCCTTTACAGAGGGAAAACGGATAAGAAAGATCATAGTGGTGCCCGGCAAACTCGTCAATGTTGTCTGTGGTTGA
- the murJ gene encoding murein biosynthesis integral membrane protein MurJ: MSEEKTIARATGVVGTATLLSRILGYLRDMVIAYFFGAGMATDAFFVAFRIPNTLRRLFGEGSLTVSFIPVFSEYLHHRGEKDWEDLVNVAFTLLSVVLVGLSVAGMLFSPSLIRILAPGFVDPDQFRLAVLMTRLVFPYLFFIGLVALCMGVLNSLGHFAAPALAPALLNISMIGCAFLLFRRFNPPILALAVGVLVGGAAQLVFQIPFLVAKGIHFRPNFRFGSNPGIRRIGTLMVPAVLGTAVAQINVFVSQILASFLIKGSISFLYYAYRLIEFPLGIFVVALGTAALPSFSRLVVQDRLGEFADTIGFGLRMVFFLTIPASVGLILLRVPIVGLLFQRGEFDFRATILTSEALLYYALGLWAIAGVRIVAPAFFALQDMRSPVRVAVLALISNIVFGLILMVPLKHSGLALANSLSAVLNFLVLVVFLTKRVGNIEWTRVLKSLGKVSVASTAMGGVVYGMSLFGRWGSPGAGLFNATVLGLSVLAGIFVFLSVSVLVKAEETAFLISMIRERFKGKG; encoded by the coding sequence ATGTCTGAAGAGAAGACAATAGCGAGGGCTACAGGGGTTGTGGGCACCGCGACCCTTCTCAGCCGGATTCTCGGGTATCTCCGTGACATGGTGATCGCCTATTTCTTCGGGGCGGGGATGGCCACAGATGCATTTTTTGTTGCCTTCAGGATACCGAACACCCTGAGAAGGCTTTTCGGTGAGGGCTCTCTCACGGTTTCATTCATTCCGGTCTTTTCGGAATACCTGCACCACAGAGGGGAAAAGGACTGGGAGGATTTGGTCAACGTGGCCTTTACCCTGCTCTCTGTCGTGCTTGTCGGCCTGAGCGTTGCGGGTATGCTTTTTTCCCCCTCCTTGATCCGGATTCTGGCACCCGGTTTCGTCGACCCCGACCAGTTCCGTCTCGCCGTGCTGATGACCCGGCTCGTTTTCCCCTATTTGTTCTTCATCGGGCTGGTGGCCCTTTGTATGGGGGTCCTCAACTCTCTGGGCCATTTTGCAGCGCCCGCCCTTGCGCCGGCCCTCTTGAATATCTCGATGATCGGATGCGCCTTTCTGCTCTTCCGGCGATTCAACCCGCCGATCCTGGCGCTGGCCGTTGGTGTCCTCGTGGGCGGGGCGGCTCAACTGGTTTTTCAGATCCCCTTCTTGGTGGCAAAAGGGATTCACTTTCGCCCCAACTTCCGCTTCGGTTCAAACCCCGGTATCAGGAGGATAGGAACCCTCATGGTTCCCGCCGTTCTTGGAACAGCGGTCGCCCAGATCAACGTATTCGTGAGCCAGATTCTCGCGTCTTTTCTGATCAAGGGGAGCATCTCTTTTCTCTACTACGCCTATCGGCTTATCGAGTTCCCCCTTGGAATCTTCGTGGTGGCCCTCGGAACAGCGGCTCTTCCGAGCTTTTCGAGGCTGGTCGTGCAGGACCGGCTCGGAGAATTTGCCGACACAATAGGTTTTGGCCTTCGCATGGTCTTTTTCCTCACCATTCCAGCCTCGGTGGGGTTGATCCTCCTCAGGGTCCCCATTGTCGGCCTTCTTTTCCAAAGAGGTGAGTTTGATTTTCGGGCGACCATCCTCACTTCCGAGGCCCTCCTGTACTATGCCCTTGGCCTCTGGGCCATCGCGGGGGTGAGGATCGTGGCTCCGGCCTTTTTTGCCCTTCAAGACATGCGATCTCCTGTAAGGGTCGCCGTTCTGGCCTTGATCAGCAATATCGTCTTCGGGCTGATCTTGATGGTTCCCCTGAAGCATTCAGGGCTCGCCCTGGCAAATTCCCTTTCAGCGGTTTTGAATTTCCTTGTCTTGGTGGTTTTTCTCACAAAGAGGGTGGGAAACATAGAATGGACCCGTGTCCTGAAGTCGCTGGGCAAGGTCTCTGTGGCGAGTACGGCCATGGGCGGGGTTGTTTACGGAATGAGCCTTTTTGGAAGATGGGGTAGCCCTGGAGCCGGTCTGTTCAACGCCACCGTCCTCGGGCTGAGTGTGCTGGCAGGTATATTCGTGTTTCTATCCGTCAGCGTCCTGGTGAAAGCCGAGGAGACGGCTTTCCTCATTTCCATGATCAGGGAAAGGTTCAAGGGAAAGGGCTAG
- the hslU gene encoding ATP-dependent protease ATPase subunit HslU, with protein MTLFTPREIVSELDKYIIGQERAKRAVAVALRNRWRRQQVPPELRDEIYPKNIVMIGPTGVGKTEIARRLAKLAQAPFLKIEASKFTEVGYVGRDVESMIRDLMDQAVNMVKAEETEKVRHKAREIAEERLLDILLPRPGRGKREVPGRMEEPSGEEQDRFDSEPVRVMEYENSTREKLRGLLRSGKLDGRYVDVETTDKNIPMVEIFSAAGFEGMDINIRDMLGNMFPQKKKHQRVKVPEALEILTQEEAQRLVDMDRVVRMATERVEQSGFIFLDEIDKIAGKESVHGPDVSREGVQRDILPIVEGTTVATKYGPVKTDHILFIAAGAFHVSKPSDLIPELQGRFPIRVELEPLSREDLMRILTEPKNALIKQYKALLETEGVELVFKEDAIAEIARIATVINERMENIGARRLYTIMEKLLEDISFGAPEARTKTIEIDAAYVGDRLRDFVEDEDLSRYIL; from the coding sequence ATGACGCTTTTTACCCCCCGAGAGATCGTTTCGGAGCTCGACAAGTACATCATCGGCCAGGAACGGGCAAAACGGGCCGTCGCCGTTGCGCTGAGGAACCGCTGGCGGCGCCAGCAGGTTCCACCGGAGCTCCGCGACGAGATCTATCCCAAGAACATCGTCATGATCGGTCCTACAGGCGTGGGTAAAACGGAGATCGCCAGGCGTCTGGCGAAGCTGGCTCAGGCGCCTTTCCTGAAGATCGAGGCCTCGAAATTCACGGAGGTCGGCTATGTAGGCAGAGACGTCGAATCGATGATTCGGGATCTGATGGATCAGGCCGTCAACATGGTAAAGGCCGAAGAGACCGAGAAGGTCCGTCACAAGGCCCGTGAAATCGCCGAGGAACGTCTCCTCGACATCCTGTTGCCCCGGCCCGGGAGAGGGAAGAGAGAGGTGCCGGGCAGGATGGAGGAACCATCCGGGGAGGAACAGGACCGATTCGATTCCGAACCGGTGAGGGTGATGGAGTATGAGAACTCGACTCGGGAAAAGCTGAGAGGGCTGTTGAGAAGCGGCAAGCTCGACGGACGGTACGTTGATGTGGAGACCACGGACAAGAATATCCCCATGGTCGAGATTTTCTCAGCCGCCGGCTTCGAAGGGATGGATATCAATATCCGGGATATGCTGGGCAATATGTTCCCCCAAAAGAAGAAGCACCAAAGAGTCAAGGTTCCCGAGGCCCTGGAGATACTGACCCAGGAGGAAGCCCAGCGGCTGGTGGACATGGACAGGGTCGTCAGGATGGCCACAGAGCGGGTGGAGCAATCGGGGTTCATCTTTCTCGATGAGATCGACAAGATCGCGGGAAAGGAGAGTGTACACGGGCCGGACGTCTCCAGGGAGGGTGTCCAACGGGATATCCTGCCCATCGTGGAGGGCACGACCGTGGCTACGAAATACGGTCCTGTCAAGACCGACCACATCCTGTTTATTGCTGCAGGCGCCTTTCACGTGTCCAAACCCTCGGATCTGATTCCCGAGTTGCAGGGTCGGTTCCCTATTCGCGTGGAGCTGGAACCTCTCAGCAGGGAGGACCTCATGCGGATTCTCACGGAGCCGAAGAACGCACTGATAAAGCAGTATAAGGCATTGCTGGAGACCGAGGGGGTGGAACTGGTCTTCAAAGAAGACGCTATTGCGGAGATCGCCCGTATCGCGACGGTTATCAACGAGCGAATGGAAAACATCGGCGCTCGCCGCCTTTACACCATCATGGAGAAACTCCTGGAGGATATTTCCTTCGGGGCCCCGGAGGCCCGGACCAAGACGATCGAGATCGATGCCGCCTACGTTGGAGATCGGCTGAGGGACTTCGTGGAAGACGAAGACCTGAGCCGGTATATCCTGTAA
- a CDS encoding 50S ribosomal protein L9, translating into MEVILLEDIPSLGTMGDIVRVADGYARNFLLPKKKAIRATSNKLKTLEHEKRLVQDRLDKSIREAERLAKRLEDYSCTIAKPVGESGKLFGAVTSMEIEHNLRENGFNIGRKNILLEEPIKSLGIYTVPVKLNPQVTASLKVWVVKE; encoded by the coding sequence ATGGAGGTTATTCTGTTGGAGGACATCCCTTCCCTGGGCACCATGGGGGATATCGTAAGAGTCGCAGATGGCTATGCTCGAAACTTCTTGCTGCCCAAGAAGAAGGCTATCCGAGCCACCTCGAATAAACTCAAGACCCTGGAACACGAGAAGCGGCTCGTTCAGGACCGTCTCGACAAGTCGATAAGGGAAGCGGAGAGACTCGCCAAACGCCTCGAAGACTACTCGTGTACCATTGCGAAACCCGTGGGGGAGAGCGGCAAGTTGTTCGGGGCGGTAACATCGATGGAGATAGAGCACAACCTCCGGGAAAACGGATTCAACATCGGGCGCAAGAACATCCTCTTGGAAGAACCCATAAAGAGCCTGGGAATCTATACCGTCCCCGTCAAGCTCAACCCTCAAGTCACGGCCAGCCTCAAAGTCTGGGTTGTGAAGGAGTGA
- a CDS encoding CDP-alcohol phosphatidyltransferase family protein: MNLPNSLTIFRVLLIPVFVISLMGRHFGWSFVIFVVAGVTDGADGIIARIHDQRTLLGAYLDPIADKLLLTSAFVALALLDIIPGWLTVIVISRDMIICLGFFILFLMDRKPEIKPATSSKINTLVQVLTISIALFSQMEPSFSSLASGMVWAAATTTILTGLQYIYLGARLAEGRETRP; encoded by the coding sequence CTGAATTTGCCCAATTCCCTCACTATCTTCAGAGTCCTCCTCATTCCCGTCTTTGTGATCTCTCTCATGGGCCGGCACTTCGGATGGTCGTTCGTCATCTTCGTGGTCGCGGGGGTCACAGACGGGGCTGACGGCATCATCGCACGGATACATGACCAGAGGACTCTTCTGGGAGCCTATCTCGACCCCATAGCCGACAAGCTGCTGCTGACCTCCGCCTTCGTCGCTTTGGCACTTCTCGATATCATCCCCGGCTGGCTCACCGTGATAGTGATAAGCCGCGACATGATCATCTGTCTCGGCTTTTTCATCCTCTTCCTGATGGACCGGAAGCCGGAGATCAAGCCTGCCACATCGAGCAAGATCAACACGCTGGTCCAAGTGCTGACGATCTCGATCGCCCTCTTCTCCCAGATGGAGCCCTCTTTCTCCAGCCTGGCGTCAGGAATGGTTTGGGCGGCAGCGACCACAACAATCCTGACAGGTCTCCAGTACATCTACCTGGGAGCCCGCCTGGCAGAGGGAAGGGAGACGAGGCCGTGA
- the hslV gene encoding ATP-dependent protease subunit HslV, producing the protein MSSKGDDGRHGWKGTTVLCVRHRGRVVLAGDGQVTFETTVMKQSARKVRKMFHDRVLAGFAGATADAFTLFAKFEQKLEQYQGNLMRASVELAKDWRTDKILRRLEALLIVADMENSLILSGNGDVIEPDEGIAAIGSGGPYALAAARALVRHSDLEARAVAEEAMRIAAGICIYTNDRIVVEELGR; encoded by the coding sequence ATGAGCAGCAAGGGAGATGATGGAAGGCACGGCTGGAAAGGGACGACGGTTCTGTGCGTCCGGCACAGGGGGCGGGTCGTCCTGGCCGGTGACGGCCAGGTGACTTTTGAGACTACCGTCATGAAGCAATCCGCCAGAAAGGTTCGAAAGATGTTTCACGACAGGGTCCTGGCCGGGTTTGCCGGTGCCACTGCCGATGCCTTCACCCTGTTTGCCAAGTTTGAGCAGAAGCTCGAGCAGTACCAGGGAAACCTGATGCGGGCTTCCGTGGAACTGGCCAAGGACTGGCGGACCGACAAGATCTTGAGGCGTTTGGAAGCACTGCTAATCGTTGCCGACATGGAAAACTCGCTCATCCTATCAGGGAACGGCGACGTGATAGAGCCGGATGAGGGGATCGCCGCCATCGGAAGCGGGGGTCCCTATGCCTTGGCTGCTGCAAGGGCTCTGGTTCGCCATTCTGACCTGGAGGCCAGGGCCGTGGCGGAAGAGGCGATGCGGATTGCGGCGGGCATCTGCATCTATACGAACGATCGGATCGTGGTGGAGGAACTGGGGAGATGA
- the rpsT gene encoding 30S ribosomal protein S20, translated as MATHRSAVKRMRQNEKRRERNMHIKSRVKSRVKKLLQAVQSRDVEAAKGAFSAAVREINRARSRGVLHRNTASRKISRLARKFAVLSTH; from the coding sequence TTGGCAACTCACAGGTCGGCTGTAAAGCGAATGCGGCAGAACGAGAAACGCCGTGAGAGGAACATGCACATCAAATCCCGGGTCAAGTCTCGTGTGAAGAAACTCCTGCAAGCCGTCCAGTCCAGGGATGTAGAAGCGGCCAAAGGCGCCTTCTCCGCCGCGGTGCGCGAAATAAACAGAGCACGATCCAGGGGTGTTCTCCACAGGAATACGGCCTCCAGGAAGATCTCCAGACTCGCCCGGAAATTCGCGGTCCTTTCGACTCACTGA
- a CDS encoding tyrosine recombinase XerC: protein MRASIERYLEQISLGKGFSEHTCRGYALDLYEFEAFLRGNGLATGSDGGVDVGRIDPVMVRAFLGSLYGKNRKSTMARKLASVRSFFRFLVKERVIPSNPAQLVGTPRQEKHIPFALSVDDAFRLMESPEGESAFDARDRAILETLYSSGLRVGELAGLDVDSADLDVAVVRVMGKGRKERIVPLGSKAVEALRSYLAKRESLQGADPQERALFLNRWGRRLTPRSIARIVEKYAGRCGLPKGVSPHSLRHTFATHLLEGGADLRGIQELLGHVSLSTTQKYTHVGIDRLIDVYDRAHPRSWRNRRKQGLHEQQGR, encoded by the coding sequence ATGAGAGCTTCTATCGAGAGATACCTGGAACAGATCTCACTCGGGAAGGGTTTCTCGGAGCATACCTGCAGGGGATATGCCCTGGATCTCTATGAGTTTGAGGCCTTTCTTAGGGGAAACGGTCTGGCAACCGGTTCTGACGGCGGGGTGGATGTGGGGAGGATCGACCCTGTCATGGTTCGTGCTTTTCTGGGTTCTCTTTACGGGAAAAACCGGAAGAGCACAATGGCGCGCAAGTTGGCCTCGGTCAGGTCGTTCTTCAGGTTTCTCGTGAAGGAGCGGGTGATTCCATCCAACCCGGCTCAGCTCGTGGGCACTCCCAGACAGGAGAAGCATATTCCTTTTGCCCTCTCGGTTGATGATGCGTTTCGCCTGATGGAGTCTCCGGAGGGGGAATCAGCCTTCGATGCGAGGGATAGGGCGATTCTGGAAACCCTTTACTCAAGCGGGCTCCGTGTGGGAGAGCTGGCAGGCCTCGATGTGGATTCCGCCGATCTCGATGTGGCGGTTGTCCGGGTGATGGGAAAGGGAAGGAAGGAGAGGATCGTTCCTCTGGGGTCGAAGGCCGTCGAAGCCCTGAGGTCCTATCTGGCAAAGAGGGAGAGTCTTCAGGGAGCCGATCCGCAGGAGAGGGCCCTTTTCCTGAACCGTTGGGGAAGGCGATTGACACCGCGGAGCATCGCCAGGATCGTGGAGAAATACGCGGGACGATGCGGCCTGCCGAAAGGCGTCTCCCCCCACAGCCTGAGGCATACCTTTGCCACTCATCTCCTTGAGGGAGGGGCGGATCTGAGGGGCATTCAGGAGCTCCTGGGCCACGTTAGTCTTTCGACGACCCAGAAATACACCCATGTGGGCATCGACAGGCTGATCGATGTCTATGACCGGGCTCACCCGAGAAGTTGGCGTAACAGGAGGAAACAAGGGCTCCATGAGCAGCAAGGGAGATGA
- the holA gene encoding DNA polymerase III subunit delta, which yields MDPLGFEKELERRRIFPLYFLGGEETYLVEEARKRIESVCLEPGTRDFNYDLFEGGESQPEKILDAAKTLPMMAPWRVVVVKDAHLFTADQVKPLISYFENPSPRTCLILTGRVAGPWKGYLKVLERKGRVVSFSHPRGGLLTRYMARRATELGKEISPEAAVMIQQLAGNDLGEIYQELDKAAFYAGEGRRIEADHVEAVISPLGTHTVFDLTRAVGMRNCEEALTILKEMLESGEPHLKILGMIVRQFRLIWKAREMRSLGMRDREIGRAVGVPDFSLRKFLAQLNSFTPGELEECYGRLFESHVAFKTRSTSKQTILEGLVISLCC from the coding sequence ATGGACCCTCTCGGGTTTGAGAAGGAGCTGGAGAGAAGGAGGATCTTCCCACTCTATTTCCTGGGAGGAGAGGAGACCTATCTTGTCGAGGAAGCCCGCAAGCGGATCGAGTCGGTCTGTCTGGAGCCCGGGACGAGGGACTTCAATTACGATCTCTTCGAGGGTGGTGAGAGCCAACCCGAGAAGATCCTCGATGCGGCAAAGACCCTTCCCATGATGGCACCGTGGCGGGTAGTAGTCGTCAAGGATGCCCACCTCTTTACAGCCGATCAGGTAAAGCCCCTCATCTCCTATTTCGAAAACCCCTCTCCCAGGACTTGTCTGATTCTGACCGGCCGGGTCGCAGGCCCCTGGAAGGGATACCTGAAGGTCCTGGAGAGAAAGGGCAGGGTCGTTTCGTTCTCCCACCCCCGGGGAGGTCTTTTGACCCGGTACATGGCAAGGAGGGCAACAGAACTGGGCAAAGAGATATCGCCCGAAGCGGCGGTGATGATACAGCAACTGGCGGGTAACGACCTCGGCGAGATATACCAGGAGCTAGACAAGGCGGCCTTCTATGCGGGAGAGGGGAGGCGGATAGAGGCGGACCATGTCGAGGCGGTGATCTCTCCTCTTGGGACCCATACGGTTTTCGACCTGACTCGGGCGGTGGGAATGAGAAACTGCGAGGAGGCGCTGACGATCCTCAAGGAGATGCTGGAGAGCGGAGAACCTCACCTGAAAATCCTGGGCATGATTGTAAGGCAGTTTCGCCTCATCTGGAAGGCAAGAGAGATGCGGTCCCTTGGGATGAGGGACAGGGAGATCGGAAGAGCCGTGGGCGTGCCGGATTTCTCTCTCAGGAAATTCCTCGCCCAGCTGAACAGTTTCACTCCAGGCGAACTCGAAGAGTGTTATGGTCGCCTCTTTGAAAGCCATGTGGCCTTCAAGACCCGGAGCACCTCCAAGCAGACCATACTCGAGGGCCTGGTCATCTCCCTCTGCTGTTAG
- the dnaB gene encoding replicative DNA helicase produces MAETIHPKIPPQNIEAEQSILGGILIENSALNRVLEILGHDDFYRDSHQRIFQALVDLSEKNEPADLITLTNKLKDDNLLDEVGGASYLASLIDMVPTAANIEYYARIVKEKSILRRLIDTATQIITRSYSDSGEIDSFLDEAEQAIFRISEHKVRPSFYPIKDVIKESFKTIEKLFERKELITGVPSGFRDLDRMTAGFQKSDLVIVAGRPSMGKTSYCLDIARHAALEAEIPVAIFSLEMSKEQLALRMLCSEAMVEAQKLRSGFLKESDWPKLTLAAGNLADAPIFIDDTAAISVLELRAKARRLKAESNLGLVIVDYLQLMKGRGRVERREQEISEISRSLKALAKELSIPVIAISQLSRRTEERPRQRPQLADLRESGAIEQDADVILFVYREEVYREDPTNAGVAEIIIGKQRNGPTGTIRLTFLKEFTTFKDIYRGDIADPGPR; encoded by the coding sequence ATGGCTGAAACCATCCATCCCAAGATCCCCCCCCAGAACATCGAGGCCGAACAGTCGATCCTCGGTGGGATACTCATAGAGAACAGCGCCCTCAACCGGGTCCTGGAGATTCTCGGCCATGATGACTTCTACCGCGACTCCCACCAGAGGATATTCCAGGCACTGGTGGACCTGTCGGAGAAGAACGAGCCCGCCGATCTGATCACCCTTACCAACAAGCTCAAAGACGACAATCTCCTGGACGAGGTCGGGGGGGCTTCCTATCTCGCCTCACTTATCGACATGGTTCCCACGGCGGCCAATATCGAGTACTATGCACGAATAGTCAAGGAGAAATCCATCCTCAGGAGGCTTATCGATACGGCCACACAGATCATCACCCGCAGTTACAGTGACAGCGGCGAGATCGACTCATTCCTCGACGAGGCCGAGCAGGCCATATTCCGGATCTCCGAGCACAAGGTCAGGCCTTCTTTCTACCCCATCAAGGACGTCATTAAGGAGAGTTTCAAGACCATAGAGAAACTCTTTGAAAGAAAGGAACTGATCACTGGGGTCCCCTCGGGTTTCAGGGATCTCGACCGTATGACGGCAGGGTTTCAGAAATCCGATCTGGTCATCGTGGCGGGCCGCCCCAGTATGGGAAAGACCTCCTACTGCCTCGATATAGCCAGGCACGCGGCATTGGAGGCCGAAATCCCGGTGGCCATCTTCTCCCTCGAGATGTCCAAGGAGCAGTTGGCCCTCCGAATGCTCTGCTCCGAGGCCATGGTGGAGGCCCAGAAACTCCGCAGCGGCTTCCTCAAGGAGAGTGATTGGCCGAAGTTAACCCTGGCAGCCGGAAACCTGGCCGATGCCCCTATCTTTATCGATGACACAGCGGCCATATCGGTGCTGGAATTACGGGCCAAGGCCAGACGCCTTAAGGCGGAATCCAACCTCGGCCTCGTCATTGTCGACTACCTCCAATTGATGAAGGGGAGGGGAAGGGTCGAAAGAAGAGAACAGGAGATCTCCGAGATCTCCAGATCCCTCAAGGCCCTGGCCAAGGAGCTCTCCATCCCGGTCATCGCCATCTCCCAGCTCAGCCGCCGCACCGAGGAGAGGCCGAGGCAGAGGCCACAACTGGCGGATCTCAGAGAATCCGGAGCCATCGAACAGGACGCTGATGTTATTCTATTTGTATACAGGGAAGAGGTCTACCGGGAGGATCCAACCAACGCCGGGGTGGCGGAGATCATCATCGGCAAGCAGCGAAACGGCCCCACGGGTACGATAAGACTCACCTTTCTCAAGGAGTTCACCACCTTCAAGGATATCTATCGGGGGGACATCGCCGACCCGGGTCCCCGGTAG